One window from the genome of Drosophila albomicans strain 15112-1751.03 chromosome 2L, ASM965048v2, whole genome shotgun sequence encodes:
- the LOC117565705 gene encoding borealin isoform X1: MPRTKIPKNSKRNREAANREEKIRVYELKTDSIQLALEDKETRYKSMTDTAIQLIQSRLQSELCSMKMSEFLDIIAELEHFEDFKASDQTQHNATQSMCNSTINGGGGASNDGGSINCGSAIAANSRNDEGYLTEDSGMGGGAISITGSINNNISGSSNSVNAISTMSAYNGAAMRSARAMRTPGPLHSARARRERRSRSACGSKLGQAVGVATTTSSSNSSSNAHRNSRSKLRTPMASRPKAFSADRTARKPRPTSSPSTPPMAFLRWPKPGEVALSQYGSPIVAQVMPDKFANVNIPIRNGVLSLRPRKLGEIKPDLLENLDADTLNQIKTLHENLQLIVDTASKAGLK; this comes from the exons atgccACGCACAAAGATACCAAAGAATTCGAAACGGAACCGAGAGGCCGCCAATCGTGAGGAGAAAATACGCGTTTACGAATTGAAAACGGATTCCATACAATTGGCATTAGAGGATAAGGAGACGCGCTACAAATCAATGACTGACACAGCAATACAGCTAATACAATCGCGACTGCAATCCGAATTGTGCAGCATGAAGATGAGCGAATTTCTCGACATTATCGCAGAGCTTGAGCACTTCGAAGATTTCAAGGCCAGCGATCAAACGCAGCACAATGCCACCCAATCCATGTGCAACAGCACAATAAACGGCGGCGGTGGCGCCTCCAACGACGGTGGCAGCATCAATTGCGGCAGCGCCATTGCCGCAAACAGTCGCAACGATGAAG GCTACCTTACAGAGGACAGCGGCATGGGCGGAGGCGCCATCAGCATCACcggcagcatcaacaacaacatcagcggcagcagcaacagcgtcaATGCCATAAGCACAATGTCCGCTTACAACGGTGCCGCCATGCGCTCGGCGCGCGCTATGCGAACTCCTGGGCCGCTGCATTCGGCGCGTGCGCGCCGTGAACGTCGCAGTCGCTCCGCCTGTGGGAGCAAGCTGGGGCAAGCAGTTGGCGTTGCCACAActacgagcagcagcaactcgtcGTCGAATGCACATCGCAACTCGCGCAGCAAATTGCGCACTCCAATGGCCTCGCGTCCGAAGGCGTTCAGCGCGGATCGCACAGCTCGCAAGCCACGCCCAACATCCTCGCCTTCCACACCGCCCATGGCCTTTTTGCGGTGGCCCAAGCCTGGCGAGGTGGCGCTCTCCCAATACGGAAGTCCCATCGTAGCCCAAGT CATGCCGGATAAGTTTGCCAatgttaatataccaataaggAATGGCGTATTGTCGCTGCGCCCGCGTAAATTGGGCGAAATAAAGCCGGATCTGCTCGAGAATCTAGATGCGGACACCCTTAACCAGATTAAGACATTGCACGAGAATTTACAATTGATTGTAGACACCGCCAGCAAGGCAGGATTAAAGTAG
- the LOC117565705 gene encoding borealin isoform X2, with translation MPRTKIPKNSKRNREAANREEKIRVYELKTDSIQLALEDKETRYKSMTDTAIQLIQSRLQSELCSMKMSEFLDIIAELEHFEDFKASDQTQHNATQSMCNSTINGGGGASNDGGSINCGSAIAANSRNDEEDSGMGGGAISITGSINNNISGSSNSVNAISTMSAYNGAAMRSARAMRTPGPLHSARARRERRSRSACGSKLGQAVGVATTTSSSNSSSNAHRNSRSKLRTPMASRPKAFSADRTARKPRPTSSPSTPPMAFLRWPKPGEVALSQYGSPIVAQVMPDKFANVNIPIRNGVLSLRPRKLGEIKPDLLENLDADTLNQIKTLHENLQLIVDTASKAGLK, from the exons atgccACGCACAAAGATACCAAAGAATTCGAAACGGAACCGAGAGGCCGCCAATCGTGAGGAGAAAATACGCGTTTACGAATTGAAAACGGATTCCATACAATTGGCATTAGAGGATAAGGAGACGCGCTACAAATCAATGACTGACACAGCAATACAGCTAATACAATCGCGACTGCAATCCGAATTGTGCAGCATGAAGATGAGCGAATTTCTCGACATTATCGCAGAGCTTGAGCACTTCGAAGATTTCAAGGCCAGCGATCAAACGCAGCACAATGCCACCCAATCCATGTGCAACAGCACAATAAACGGCGGCGGTGGCGCCTCCAACGACGGTGGCAGCATCAATTGCGGCAGCGCCATTGCCGCAAACAGTCGCAACGATGAAG AGGACAGCGGCATGGGCGGAGGCGCCATCAGCATCACcggcagcatcaacaacaacatcagcggcagcagcaacagcgtcaATGCCATAAGCACAATGTCCGCTTACAACGGTGCCGCCATGCGCTCGGCGCGCGCTATGCGAACTCCTGGGCCGCTGCATTCGGCGCGTGCGCGCCGTGAACGTCGCAGTCGCTCCGCCTGTGGGAGCAAGCTGGGGCAAGCAGTTGGCGTTGCCACAActacgagcagcagcaactcgtcGTCGAATGCACATCGCAACTCGCGCAGCAAATTGCGCACTCCAATGGCCTCGCGTCCGAAGGCGTTCAGCGCGGATCGCACAGCTCGCAAGCCACGCCCAACATCCTCGCCTTCCACACCGCCCATGGCCTTTTTGCGGTGGCCCAAGCCTGGCGAGGTGGCGCTCTCCCAATACGGAAGTCCCATCGTAGCCCAAGT CATGCCGGATAAGTTTGCCAatgttaatataccaataaggAATGGCGTATTGTCGCTGCGCCCGCGTAAATTGGGCGAAATAAAGCCGGATCTGCTCGAGAATCTAGATGCGGACACCCTTAACCAGATTAAGACATTGCACGAGAATTTACAATTGATTGTAGACACCGCCAGCAAGGCAGGATTAAAGTAG